Within Bradymonas sediminis, the genomic segment TCGCAAACGGCAGGCCGGTGGCCAGCGGGCCGGGGCCAGACGCCCCGAAGGTGCTGATCCAGGCGCCCAGCCCCGCGCCGATCGTAAAGCCGATGCCGAAGCTGATGCCGATGACCGCCATGCCCTTGCTTCGCGATTGGGGGTCGGTGGAGTCGGCGATGAGCGCGCTGGCGGTGGCGACGTTGCCGGCGCACATGCCCACCAGAAAGCGCACGATATAGAGCAGCCAGAGGGCGGGGGTCAGGGCGGTCATCACCTCGAAGACCGCGGCGGTCAAGAAGGTCGCGATGAGGGTGCGTTTTCGGCCGAATCGGTCCGAGATGGCGCCCCAGATCGGCGCCATCAGCAGTTGGCCGAGCGCCTGGATTGCGTAGAGGAAACCGACGTCGGTCGCGGTTCCGTCCAACGCGTAGGCCAGCGCGGGGAGCACCGGGATCGAGATCGCGAAGCCGATCAGGTTGACCAGCAGGACGGGGAACAGGCGCAGCACCGGGCTTTTTGTATTCATGAGCGAACGCTATGTGTCGGCGACGGTCCCGGCGGCATGGCTCGTGTGAAGAATCATTGCAGCGAAGACAACCGCAGGGAAAGGATGGGGACAGCGCGCATCTTCGGGTCGCGCCCGGAGTCCTCGCGCGCGTCCGGGATAGCAAAGAATGCGCAGGGTTGACCAGCCCGAATAAAACCGGGCCTCGCGATGCGCCCAGACGACATTTTGTCGCCATTTGGAATCAGCTTGGAATAACTTAATGCGTGTTTTTATTTACCCATTAACCCCGCCTTTTCTTGACAGGCAGGCGACGAAACAAGAGTATTTTAGCTGGCGGTGTTTTTGGAGGTGTTATTTCTCGCGCGCGTGCGTTAACGCAGCGCGGGCTGAGCGTCACAACTCGGCACAAAGAGCGAGCATAACACCGCAGCACCGTCTTTTGTGTATGTTGTATGGCGTGCGGGCAACGATGGAGCCAAGAGAATCGCGTCGCGATTAGGGGCTCATCGGCGCCGGGGCGGCGACTGGGTCGCCGTTTTCTTCACGTTATTTGCTGGTCGAGACATTTTGGAATCCGTATTACCCGACGTCGTCGGTATCGTACTGTGTCTTCTGGGCTCAGGGCTATTTTCGACGACGCAAACAGCGCTGAATTCTCTGACGGAATCTCAAGCGCGAAAATTGGTCGAGCAAAAAGGAAGCTACGCACTCACGATGTGGCGCAATACGCCGGATCGAGTGAACAGCGGACTTCTTATTGCCAATACTCTTAGCAATCTTGGGGCGGCCGCGCTCGCGGCCCATGGCGCGTTGATCCTTGGGGGTCCGTACCTGACAGACCCCTCCCGCTTCGGCAGCTTGCTCGCCGCGGCGGTGGCGACGGTAGCCTTCTTGGTCCTCACCTTTGGGGAGGCCCTGCCGCGAACACTCGGGGAGCGGCGCGCCCAGAAGGTCGTCGCGCCGATGCTCACGCTGACGCTGCCTGTCCAATTCCTGCTCTCGCCGCTGACCTTCGTCTTTATGGGGCTCTCCAGCGCGCTCTACCACCTGATCGGCGAAGATGAGGATGCCATGGAGCCGTCGGTCACCACCGAAGATCTCGAGCATATGCTCGACCAGGGCTCCCTGGAGGGTAGCTTCGGCGAGAATGGTGAGCGCCTGTTGCGCTCGGTCTTCGAGTTCTCCGACACCCTGGTGCGCGAGCTGATGGTGCCCCGCACCGACGTCGTGTCCCTGACCATTGAGATGACCTTTAACGAGATCATCGACGAGTTGGTCAACTGCGGACACAGCCGCCTGCCGGTCTATGAGGGCAGCGTCGACGATGTCGTCGGCGTCTTCTACGCCAAGGATATCCTGAGCGTGATCGCCAGCGGGCAGGCCGACAACTTCCACCTGCGCGATTATATGCGCCGCCCCTATTTCGTGCCCGAGGGCAAGCGCGTCGCCCAATTGCTGACCGAGTTCCAGACCGAGCGCCTTCATATGGCGATCGTGGTCGACGAATTCGGCGGCACCTCCGGGGTCATCACCCTGGAGGATATCAGCGAAGAGATCTTCGGCGATATTCAGGACGAATACGACGTCGAGCCCTCGCAGATGGTGCCCATCGACGACAGCCATGTGCGCGTGGACGCGCGCACCCCGATTCATGAGGTCGAAGAATTTTTTGGCCTCGAATTGCCCGACCATCCCGACTATGAATCCCTGGGCGGCTTCTTGATGAGCCAGGTCGGCGGGGTTCCCGAGCCGGGCCACGAGGTTATCTGGGAGGGGCTGCGTTTTCGCGTCTTGGAGGCCGACCCCAAAAAGGTCATCTCAGTGCTGATTGAGCTGATAAACCAGTCGGGCGATGAGCCGGAGCAATTGGTCTCCTGAGTTTTGAAATCACAGCGATGATGATGGCGTTTGGCGGCCCATTGCGCCGCCAGAGCGCGGCTGCGGGCGGATCGCTCGCCCTTGCGCGAATTTCACTAGAATAAGTTCCGCTCGCCCGCGTCCAAGAAGATGAGCAGCGGGTTTCGGCCCGGCTCCACCCACATCATTTTCGCATTATTTTCCGCAAATATGGACGTTATAATGAAGCCACGAAGTACGACAACGAATCGAATCGGCCGCCGATTATGGACCGCCGCCGCCATCGTCGGACTCACCAGCGGCGTCGCGCTCAGCGTGCAGCCCTCTTCCGACGGCGTCTTCGAGCTGAGCAGCGGCGCCAACGCCCTGGCCCAGGAGAAGGCCGCCAAAGAAGCCAAGGCATCCAAAGGGTCGGGCCCCGCCGAGATGTCGGCCAATGACGTCGCCGAGCGCATTCAGGACTTCTACAAAGAAACCGCCGACTATAACGCACATTTCCAGCAGATTTACACCGATATTGCCGCCGGAGCGACCAAGACCAGCAAGGGCCGGGTCTATTTCAAGAAGCCCGGAAAGATGCGCTGGGATTATTATAACCCCGGCGGCAAAGGCCGCTCCAAGGTGCTGGTCAGCGACGGCGCGAGCTTCTGGATCTACGAATACGAGTTCAAACAGGCGTTCAAAAAATGCCTGGCCGACAGCCAATTGCCCACGAGCCTGAAATTTTTGATGGGTCAGGGCGACCTGATCAAAGAGTTCAACATCAGCTTCGCGGACAACTCGACGGCCAAGAAGCCGGTGCTCAATTTGGTCCCGAAGGTGCCTACCTCGAAATACACCCGCCTGGTATTCGAGCTGGACCCGAAGACCTTCCAGGTGAAGAAGACCACGATCTTCGACCCCTACGGCAACACCAATCAGATCGAATTCGCCAAGGCGAAGATCAACAAGAATCTGCCGGATAGCGGCTTCACCTTCGAGCCGCCCAAAGACGCGCGGCTGCTGAATCCGCAGAAAAAATGTGATTAATCTGCCGCGCTCGATTGTTGGATAAGGGAGGCGCTTCGAGTTCGCTCGGAGCGCCTCTTTTTCCGAGACCCAACGCGCGCGCCACCACCGGCTCCGAAGACGATCTTGATAGACCTCAGCCCCTTCCATCCAACCTATCTTTTGACGCTGTTGAGCACGCTGAGCGCAGCGGCGTTTTTGCTCTGGGCGCTGCGCTAAGATCTGCGCGCGGCGCTCGATTTCGGGCAAACCGCCGTTTGACCTTCCCGAACCTCGGGACTAAAAGGTCGCTGCTTCTTCGATGGCCCTGCTCCGGCGGTGCTCCCCAGGCTTTAAAAACGGTTTCACCTTGAAAAACTCCACCGACGCTCAAGCTCAACCCGAGAAATCCCCCGCATCGCGCCAGCGGCTGCTGCCGCTCTTCGCCCTGGCGAGCGCGATGATGGTGCTCGGATATTATCTGGCGATCACCCAGAGCGCGGAACCCCAATAAAGTTGAGCCGGTCGAGCACCTCGAAGACAGCGCGCAGCAAATCGCGCCGCTAGAGATCAATGACGAGGGTGTGGACACGTCGATTCGCGGCGTCCGGTTCGCCTACGCCCCCCTCGACGCGCGCCGCTCGACGCTTGAGCTGCGCCAGGACTCAAAGACGGTGGAGGCCCAGGGGGAATCGGTGGGGCTTCGCACCCAGATCGCGCTGAATTTCGAAGAGGTCTTCGCCCTTCGCAGCGAGCTCCTCGCCGGAGACGCCGATGAGGACCTGCCGGAGATGTTCGGGGTCGCCGAAGCCGACGCCGCGATCGACCCCAATGGCAAGACGGTGTCGCCCGACGCTCTGGCGGCCACGCGCACCTATACCGATGTGCGCGCCGCCGTTCACACCGTGCAGGAGCAGAACTCCGGGTTGCTCGGAAAGAATATCAGCGCGCAGGTCGCGGGCCTATTGCAGGGCTCGGTGACGCGCACCTTTTTGCAGCCAAATGGCGAGAATATCGACTTTGAGTGGCGCAATGTGCCCAACCCCGAGGCGCGCCGTATCCTTTATTTGGTGCGCGATAGCCAGGCGTTTTTGACCCCGCGCTTCACCGCCGACGCGCTTAACCCGGGCGACACCTGGTCCTATGAGCGCCCGCTGTGGGTCGACCCGGATGATAAGAAAATGCACGCCGAGGGGACGGTCACGATCTCGAACCGCTTCGTCGGCACGCTCGAGGTCGACGGGCGCCAACTCGGCGTGATTCGCCAGACATTGGACGGCCACGCGGACGGCGAGGTTCGGGCGAGCGCGTCCACCAAATTCGCCATGAAGGGCAGCGGGTCGGGCATCTTTTTGGTTGATCTCAAGGACGGAAGCCGCGTCGCCGCGGACCTTGATTTTGAGCGCACCCTGACGGTCGACAACGGCGGCGAGCCGGCGGTTCAGAGCAGCAAGATCGCGCTGAAGCTTCGCCCCAGCGGCGGCATCAAGCTCCCGAAGATGCTCCAGGCCGCGCGCGAGATCGACGGGCCCGCCCCGCCCGAAGCCACTCCCTAAGCCCCGGCGCCCCCCCTCTGCGCCGCATCGGCTCCATCGCATCAGCGCCCTCGCCCGTTTCGGCCCAGAAGCGTCTTCAAATCGATAAAAATCGCATCCTCCACGGTTGAAGCAAAGGGCACTCCTGCGCTAAGGATCTGCGCAGTGATTCGAATCTCTCTCACCCCACTCGGAGCCCCAAATGAGCGACCAGAAGATCCCCGACTACCTCGCCGAAAATCAGGACCGATTCCTCGAAGAACTCAAAGAATATTTGCGCATCCCGAGCATCTCGACGGATTCGGAGCGCAAAGAAGACGTGGCGCGTTGCGCCGAGTGGGTGGCCGAGCACCTCAAGGGCATCGGCATCGACGATGTGCAGATCGAGCAGACCCCGGGCCACCCGATCGTGTACGCCGAGCATTGCAAGGCGCCGGGCAAGCCGACCATCCTGGTCTACGGGCACTACGATGTGCAGCCGCCGGACCCCTTGGAGTTGTGGGAGACGCCGCCGTTTGAGCCGACCGTGCGCGACGGCAAGATCTTTGCCCGCGGCGCGACCGACGATAAGGGCCAGCTCTTTGCGCATTTTAAGGGCCTCGAAGCGCACCTGAAAACCGCCGGCGAATTGCCGGTCAACGTGAAGTTGCTCATCGAGGGTGAGGAAGAGGTCGGCAGCCCGAACCTGACTCCGTGGGTCGTGGCCAATAAGGAGCGTCTGGCCTGCGATGCGGTGGTGATCTCGGACTCCTCGATGTTCGCCCCGGGCATGCCGACGCTGACCTACGGGCTGCGCGGGCTGACCTATTTTGAGGTGACCGTACAGGGCCCCGACCACGACCTTCACTCGGGACTCTTCGGCGGCACCGTGCCCAACCCGATCAACGAGTTGGCCAAGATCATCGCCCAATTGCACGACAAAGACGGGCGCGTGGCGATCCCCGGCTTCTATGACGACGTGATCCCGCTGACCCCCGACGAGCGCGAGCAATTCGCCAAGTTGCCCTTCGACGACGAGAAATTCCGCGCCCAGACCGGCGCCCCCGGGCTGTGCGGCGAGGTCGGCTACACCACGCTTGAGCGCAAATGGGCGCGCCCGACCCTGGATTGCAACGGCATCTGGGGCGGGTTCATCGGCGAGGGCGCCAAGACGGTGCTGCCGTCGACGGCGTCGGCGAAGATCTCGTGTCGCCTGGTCCCCGGCCAAGACCCCGAGAAGGTCTTCGACCTGGCCCGCGACTATATCGAGGGCCTCGCCCCGGACACGGTGAAGTTGACCTTCTTGCCGCATCACGGCGGCGACCCCGTCCTCACCGACCGCGACAACGACCAGGTGCGCGCGGCGAGCCGGGCGCTCAAGAAGTCCTGGGGCGTCGACCCGGTGTTCACCCGCGGCGGCGGCTCGATCCCGGTGGTCGCGACCTTCGCCAATGAATTGAAATCCCCGACCATCTTGATGGGACTGGGCCTGGACGACGACCGTCTGCACAGCCCCAACGAGAAGTTCAACCTCGAGTGCTTCTATAAAGGCATCGAGACCAGCGCGTATCTCTGGGACGAACTCTAATATGCGGCCATTGGATAAAGCAGCGTCAAATCGACGTTTTTTGAAGATGCGCATCGCGCTCGTCGGCCTGTCGGCCCTCGCCTTCAGCTATGGATGCGAGGCCGATAAGGCCGGGGCTCCGGCCGAGGTCAAACCGCCGAGCGCCCGGGCCGAGATGGGAGCCAAACGCTTCGCGCGATTGAACGCGCGGGCGCGCGGCCTCGGCACCCAGACGGCCAAGGATGTCATCTTTTTGGCCCAGGAGATTAATATGCTGGACCCACGCTCCGAGCGCGCCCAATCGGCGCGCGAGGCGCGCGAGCTCCTGGAGAAGATCACCGCCGATCCTGCGGCGGACTCCCCGGAGCTTCCCCCCATGATCCCGACTCAATAACCCCGGTAACCTCATGAAACTCTTTGTAATTTTTGGCTCGGTCCTGGGCCTGTTGGCCGTGGCTTCGGGCGCATTCGGCGCCCACGCGCTGGAGAACCACCTCGACGCCCCGATGCTCGAAATCTGGGAGACCGCGGCCAAATATCAGATGTATCACGCGCTGGCGCTCTTCGGGGCGGCCTGGCTGGTGACTCAAGACCCGACGTCGAATTGGGCGAACACCGCCGGCTGGGCGTTTTTTATCGGCACCCTTATCTTCTCGGGCTCGCTCTATATCTTGACGCTAAGCGGCATTAAGTGGCTCGGCGCGATCACCCCGATTGGCGGCGTGAGCCTGATGGTCGGCTGGTTTAGCTGCCTGATGGCGGCCATCAAACTCAAATAATCCTCATCCGACTTAAATCGCCTCCTGGAGGCGCCCTTTTCACGCGGCAGAAGTATCATGGAAATCGGACATACCCTCCTCACGCTTGAAACAATCGAGTCGGTCGTCGTCGACCGCAAAGAGGTGCAGCTCGCCGAATCGGCGCACGCCAAGATCAACGAGGCGGCGCGTTTTGTGCGCGAGATGGCCCATAGCGGAAAGGTCGTGTACGGCGTGACCACCGGCTTCGGGGCAAACCGCAACCACGTGATTCGCCCCGAGGACGCCGAGACCCTGCAGGAGCGGCTGATCGTGAGCCACGCGTGCGGCGTGGGCGCGCCGCTGTCGACCGAGGTGGTGCGCGCGATGATGCTCCTGCGGGTCAACGCGCTGGCCCAGGGCGACTCGGGCATCCGGCTGTCGACCCTGCAGGTGCTGGTCGATATGCTCAATCGGGGCGTGCACCCGATCGTGCCGGAGATGGGGAGCGTGGGGGCCAGCGGGGACCTCTGCCCGCTGGCGCATATGTGCCTGCCGATCCTGGGCTACGGTGAAGCCGAGTATAAGGGCGAGGTGATGAGCGGCGAGGAGGCGATGCGGGCGGCCGGGCTGTCGACGGTGCGCCTGACCTATAAGGAGGGGCTCGCGCTGCTGAACGGCACCCAGGCGATGACGGCGGCCGGGGTGATCGCCGCGATCTATTTCCGCCGCCTGCTCGACTGCGCGGACACCGTCGGCGCGATGAGCTTCGACGCGGTCGGTGGGCGGCTGGCCGCGCTCGACGCGCGCATCCATGAGCTTCGCAGGCGCCCGGGGCAGATCCACAGCGCCCGCGTGGTGCGGCGCTTGCTCAAGGGCAGCGAGCTCGCCGGCGCCCAGCCCGGCAGCATCGAGGGCAAGGTGGAATACGTCCAGGATTCCTATTGCCTGCGCTGCATGCCCCAGGTCCACGGGGCCAGCCGCGACGTGCTCGACCACGTCATCGAGGTCCTGACCACCGAGGCCAACGCGGTCACCGACAACCCGCTGGTGTTCCCGCCCAAAGACGGCGAGCCCGGCGCGATCCTGTCGGGCGGCAACTTCCACGGCCAGCCCGTGGCGATGGCGCTGGACTATCTGAAGATCGCGATCGCCGAGATCGGCAGCATCTCCGAGCGTCGCTCGGCCAAGCTCACCGACAAATATTTCTCTGAGGGGCTGCCGCCCTTTTTGGTCACCAACCCGGGCCTGAACTCGGGGATGATGATCCCGCAATATGTCGCCGCGGCGCTGGTCTCCGAGAATAAGACCCGCTCATTCCCGGCCAGCGTCGACTCCATCCCGACCAGCGCGAATATGGAAGACCACGTGTCGATGGGCATGCACGCCGCGATGCACGCGCTCAGGGCGCTGGAGAATGTCGAGCGGATCGTGGGCATCGAGTATTTGATCGCCGCCCAGGGCCTCGACTTGCGCGAGGGCTACCAGCTCGGCGAGGGCACCGCCCGCGCGCTGGCGCACCTGCGCGAGCACGTCAGCTTCTTGCAACATGACCGCGTGATGTACCCCGACATCAATAAGGCCGCCGACCTGATTCACGACGGCTCGTTGGCGGAGACGATGGCGGCGTTTTTCGCGCCGGTGGATTGACCCGGCGCGGGGGCGTCTTCCGGGGGGACTCGCTGCACGGCGACGGGATGTGGGGGCGTTTGGATG encodes:
- a CDS encoding hemolysin family protein, whose translation is MYVVWRAGNDGAKRIASRLGAHRRRGGDWVAVFFTLFAGRDILESVLPDVVGIVLCLLGSGLFSTTQTALNSLTESQARKLVEQKGSYALTMWRNTPDRVNSGLLIANTLSNLGAAALAAHGALILGGPYLTDPSRFGSLLAAAVATVAFLVLTFGEALPRTLGERRAQKVVAPMLTLTLPVQFLLSPLTFVFMGLSSALYHLIGEDEDAMEPSVTTEDLEHMLDQGSLEGSFGENGERLLRSVFEFSDTLVRELMVPRTDVVSLTIEMTFNEIIDELVNCGHSRLPVYEGSVDDVVGVFYAKDILSVIASGQADNFHLRDYMRRPYFVPEGKRVAQLLTEFQTERLHMAIVVDEFGGTSGVITLEDISEEIFGDIQDEYDVEPSQMVPIDDSHVRVDARTPIHEVEEFFGLELPDHPDYESLGGFLMSQVGGVPEPGHEVIWEGLRFRVLEADPKKVISVLIELINQSGDEPEQLVS
- a CDS encoding LolA family protein, translated to MKPRSTTTNRIGRRLWTAAAIVGLTSGVALSVQPSSDGVFELSSGANALAQEKAAKEAKASKGSGPAEMSANDVAERIQDFYKETADYNAHFQQIYTDIAAGATKTSKGRVYFKKPGKMRWDYYNPGGKGRSKVLVSDGASFWIYEYEFKQAFKKCLADSQLPTSLKFLMGQGDLIKEFNISFADNSTAKKPVLNLVPKVPTSKYTRLVFELDPKTFQVKKTTIFDPYGNTNQIEFAKAKINKNLPDSGFTFEPPKDARLLNPQKKCD
- a CDS encoding dipeptidase; its protein translation is MSDQKIPDYLAENQDRFLEELKEYLRIPSISTDSERKEDVARCAEWVAEHLKGIGIDDVQIEQTPGHPIVYAEHCKAPGKPTILVYGHYDVQPPDPLELWETPPFEPTVRDGKIFARGATDDKGQLFAHFKGLEAHLKTAGELPVNVKLLIEGEEEVGSPNLTPWVVANKERLACDAVVISDSSMFAPGMPTLTYGLRGLTYFEVTVQGPDHDLHSGLFGGTVPNPINELAKIIAQLHDKDGRVAIPGFYDDVIPLTPDEREQFAKLPFDDEKFRAQTGAPGLCGEVGYTTLERKWARPTLDCNGIWGGFIGEGAKTVLPSTASAKISCRLVPGQDPEKVFDLARDYIEGLAPDTVKLTFLPHHGGDPVLTDRDNDQVRAASRALKKSWGVDPVFTRGGGSIPVVATFANELKSPTILMGLGLDDDRLHSPNEKFNLECFYKGIETSAYLWDEL
- a CDS encoding DUF423 domain-containing protein encodes the protein MKLFVIFGSVLGLLAVASGAFGAHALENHLDAPMLEIWETAAKYQMYHALALFGAAWLVTQDPTSNWANTAGWAFFIGTLIFSGSLYILTLSGIKWLGAITPIGGVSLMVGWFSCLMAAIKLK
- the hutH gene encoding histidine ammonia-lyase; this translates as MEIGHTLLTLETIESVVVDRKEVQLAESAHAKINEAARFVREMAHSGKVVYGVTTGFGANRNHVIRPEDAETLQERLIVSHACGVGAPLSTEVVRAMMLLRVNALAQGDSGIRLSTLQVLVDMLNRGVHPIVPEMGSVGASGDLCPLAHMCLPILGYGEAEYKGEVMSGEEAMRAAGLSTVRLTYKEGLALLNGTQAMTAAGVIAAIYFRRLLDCADTVGAMSFDAVGGRLAALDARIHELRRRPGQIHSARVVRRLLKGSELAGAQPGSIEGKVEYVQDSYCLRCMPQVHGASRDVLDHVIEVLTTEANAVTDNPLVFPPKDGEPGAILSGGNFHGQPVAMALDYLKIAIAEIGSISERRSAKLTDKYFSEGLPPFLVTNPGLNSGMMIPQYVAAALVSENKTRSFPASVDSIPTSANMEDHVSMGMHAAMHALRALENVERIVGIEYLIAAQGLDLREGYQLGEGTARALAHLREHVSFLQHDRVMYPDINKAADLIHDGSLAETMAAFFAPVD